A genomic stretch from Sinorhizobium terangae includes:
- a CDS encoding DNA polymerase III subunit chi → MTEILFYHLTESKLEDALPPLLDKSIERGWRVVVQTVDAERRDVLDTHLWVYRDDSFLPHGTDAGDFAADQPILIVANESNQNAATVRFLVDGAEPPPVSDYERVVFMFDGYDQQQLEAARAQWRRLKGEGHNLTYWQQNRDGRWEKKA, encoded by the coding sequence ATGACCGAGATCCTTTTCTACCACCTGACGGAATCGAAACTCGAGGATGCGCTGCCGCCGCTGCTTGACAAGAGCATCGAGCGCGGATGGCGGGTGGTGGTGCAAACCGTTGATGCGGAGCGCCGCGACGTGCTGGACACGCACCTTTGGGTCTATCGCGACGACAGTTTTCTACCGCATGGTACTGACGCAGGCGACTTCGCGGCAGATCAGCCGATCCTGATTGTTGCCAATGAAAGCAACCAGAATGCCGCAACGGTACGCTTCCTGGTTGACGGCGCGGAGCCGCCGCCGGTCTCGGATTACGAACGAGTAGTCTTCATGTTCGACGGCTACGACCAGCAGCAGCTCGAGGCAGCACGCGCCCAATGGCGGCGGCTCAAGGGGGAGGGACATAACCTCACCTACTGGCAACAGAACAGAGATGGGCGGTGGGAGAAGAAGGCCTGA
- a CDS encoding non-ribosomal peptide synthetase, which translates to MSAGDLSNFPFFAANLAAWGERPALLFPGGRTVSYRDLAERVDRQASHWRGERGLVLLEADLSEHAIIAYLAALKAGHAIAIQGPGTPDRTFLEPEFCYRRCDGRWRTERLAGSKSQLHPDLAVLLSTSGSTGHGKCVRLSAANIQSNAHSIADYLGLKASDRSCLILPFHYSYGLSVLNAHLSGGASLYVPGSSILDDGFLDGLAESRSTNLSGVPYSYDLLEKVGFREREFPDLRFMTVAGGRLASEKVRLYNEHLTARGASFFVMYGQTEATARMAYVPPDRLRGREDLIGIAIPGGSLSIENDGGQLVTGTDMPGELVYRGPNVMMGYASSRADLARGCDFAELRTGDLATKDADGFFRIIGRTKRISKIAGLRIAHDSLEVTLERRGVTAAVVGDDSCVHAFYVGTRDRDEIRGMLAAASGLTFLQVEASRVDALPRLASGKIDYEALRKAMKGDIGSTAGEDGIEALFNQVFCTKKVRPGDSFLSLGGDSLRFVQLSIGLEKLLGDVPEAWEKMSVAELAALGQRETKGRRIATDLLIRALAILLVVLHHETLWPIPGGSAAMVILAGFGLARFQRGVLLSGAMLRFLRSVTQILVPYYLIVAAYALVWGEVPWASVFLVGNFGFADPERHSMVPYLYWFIEAYCQMLVVFAGLFAVPSVRRAAALRPYAFGMALLAAALLARLALPLVVEMGNRQIFTLPWIFYLAVIGWCAAIASTTLERGVLMLAGAGIFLFFGLYEGVWIGTKIKYLLQIAVLAALLFLPHVRMPQWSAKLILPVSAAGFHIYILHRFAPELLLLPVQPLVSSTVYSLFSIVGGIALGMAAWSGQRRLMKLWAQLTDGGVGLADWQSRLAAQLPSVRPLLAIGPQEENQVQRQ; encoded by the coding sequence TTGAGCGCAGGCGATTTGTCGAATTTCCCCTTCTTCGCTGCGAATCTGGCCGCCTGGGGAGAACGGCCGGCACTGCTGTTTCCCGGAGGGCGGACCGTAAGCTATCGCGATCTGGCCGAGCGCGTCGATCGTCAGGCGTCGCATTGGCGCGGTGAACGCGGGCTGGTCCTGCTGGAGGCTGATCTCTCTGAACACGCAATCATCGCCTACCTTGCGGCGCTTAAAGCCGGACATGCGATTGCCATCCAAGGCCCCGGCACTCCAGACCGAACATTTCTGGAGCCGGAGTTTTGCTATCGCCGTTGCGACGGCCGCTGGCGGACGGAACGTTTAGCCGGAAGCAAGTCGCAGCTTCATCCGGATCTTGCGGTCCTGCTCTCTACATCCGGCAGCACCGGGCACGGCAAATGCGTGAGACTGTCTGCCGCGAACATTCAGTCGAATGCACATTCGATCGCCGATTATCTGGGCCTCAAGGCTTCGGATCGAAGCTGCCTCATCCTGCCGTTTCACTATTCCTATGGCCTTTCTGTGCTGAACGCTCACTTGTCGGGCGGCGCAAGCCTTTATGTTCCGGGCTCCTCCATCCTCGATGACGGTTTCCTCGACGGGCTCGCCGAAAGCCGCAGCACCAATCTTTCAGGCGTTCCCTACTCTTACGATCTTCTGGAAAAGGTGGGTTTCCGCGAGCGCGAATTTCCAGACCTGCGCTTCATGACTGTCGCCGGAGGACGTTTGGCGTCCGAGAAGGTTCGTCTCTACAACGAACACCTCACCGCGCGGGGCGCTTCCTTTTTCGTGATGTACGGCCAGACCGAAGCGACCGCCCGCATGGCCTATGTTCCCCCTGACCGCCTCAGGGGCAGGGAAGACCTGATCGGCATCGCCATTCCGGGCGGGAGCCTGAGCATCGAGAATGACGGGGGCCAATTGGTCACCGGCACGGATATGCCGGGCGAGCTCGTCTATCGGGGACCGAACGTGATGATGGGTTACGCTTCCTCGCGTGCCGACCTTGCGCGCGGATGCGACTTTGCCGAATTGCGCACCGGCGATCTGGCGACGAAGGACGCCGACGGTTTCTTCCGGATCATCGGGCGGACGAAGCGGATATCGAAAATCGCCGGCCTGCGGATCGCGCACGACAGTCTGGAGGTGACGCTCGAGCGCCGGGGCGTCACGGCAGCCGTCGTTGGTGACGATAGCTGCGTCCATGCCTTCTATGTTGGAACGCGCGATCGCGACGAAATCCGTGGAATGCTGGCTGCCGCAAGCGGATTGACCTTTTTGCAGGTGGAGGCTTCGCGCGTCGATGCGCTGCCGCGGCTCGCTTCCGGCAAGATCGATTACGAAGCTCTCCGCAAGGCGATGAAGGGGGACATCGGCTCCACCGCGGGTGAGGACGGCATCGAGGCGCTTTTCAACCAGGTCTTCTGCACGAAAAAGGTTAGACCCGGCGACAGCTTCCTGTCGCTTGGCGGCGACTCGCTGCGTTTCGTCCAGCTTTCGATCGGCCTGGAGAAGCTTCTTGGCGATGTGCCCGAGGCCTGGGAGAAAATGTCGGTCGCCGAGCTTGCGGCGCTGGGGCAGCGCGAAACCAAAGGCAGGCGCATCGCCACCGACTTGCTCATCCGGGCATTGGCGATCCTGCTTGTCGTCCTGCACCACGAGACCCTGTGGCCTATCCCCGGCGGATCCGCGGCAATGGTGATCCTCGCGGGCTTCGGCCTTGCGCGCTTCCAGCGTGGCGTGTTGCTGTCCGGCGCGATGCTGCGGTTTTTGCGGTCGGTTACGCAGATCCTCGTTCCCTATTATCTGATCGTCGCAGCCTACGCCCTTGTCTGGGGAGAGGTGCCCTGGGCGTCCGTGTTCCTCGTCGGCAATTTCGGTTTTGCCGATCCAGAACGCCACAGCATGGTCCCTTACCTCTATTGGTTCATCGAGGCGTACTGCCAGATGCTCGTCGTGTTCGCGGGTTTGTTCGCAGTGCCATCGGTCCGGCGTGCGGCTGCCTTAAGACCCTACGCGTTCGGAATGGCGTTGCTCGCAGCAGCGCTCCTCGCCCGCCTGGCATTGCCGCTGGTCGTCGAGATGGGCAACCGCCAGATTTTCACGCTGCCGTGGATTTTCTATCTGGCGGTCATCGGCTGGTGCGCTGCGATCGCCAGTACTACTCTCGAGCGCGGCGTCCTGATGCTGGCCGGAGCCGGCATCTTCTTGTTCTTCGGGCTATATGAAGGCGTGTGGATCGGCACAAAGATCAAGTATCTGCTGCAGATCGCGGTCCTTGCCGCCCTGTTGTTCCTGCCGCACGTCAGGATGCCGCAATGGAGCGCGAAGCTGATCCTGCCCGTCTCGGCCGCCGGTTTTCATATCTACATTCTGCATCGTTTCGCGCCGGAACTCCTGCTGCTGCCAGTGCAGCCGCTGGTGTCGTCAACGGTTTATTCGCTGTTCTCCATCGTCGGCGGGATAGCGCTGGGCATGGCGGCCTGGTCTGGCCAGCGCCGCCTCATGAAGCTGTGGGCGCAGCTCACGGACGGCGGCGTTGGCTTGGCCGATTGGCAGAGCCGTCTCGCCGCGCAGCTTCCCTCAGTCCGCCCACTTCTGGCCATCGGTCCGCAGGAAGAAAACCAGGTCCAGCGTCAATGA
- a CDS encoding leucyl aminopeptidase — protein sequence MPMKFEFAFSKSHRPAGGLAVLLQVAGAKEAAGAAVADPEGVLPKAAKIGKFTGKALSTLDIVAPHGSSADRILLLGLGDPSALTNHDWLKAGGAVAAKLRSAEKVTVFLDAPGVEVTGKAAADFALGMEMNAYSFDSYKTKKSDDEPKSQQKPVKVTIVTGTVIAAKKAFAVAQAVGEGVFLARDLVNEPANVLGPVEFAAKAKELEKLGVEVEVLTEREMKKLGMGALLGVAQGSSRPPRLVVMQWKGGKAKEKPIAFVGKGVVFDTGGISIKPASGMEEMKGDMGGAAAVTGLMHVLAARQANVNAVGIIGLVENMPDGSAQRPGDIVTSMSGQTIEVINTDAEGRLVLCDALWYCNDRFKPQAMIDLATLTGAIMVALSSHYAGLFSNDDRLAERLLAAGTATQERLWRMPLGKEYDKMIDSKFADMKNTGGRHGGSVTAAQFLKRFVKDTPWAHLDIAGTAMGSPTDEINQSWGSGFGVRLLDELVRTSYEA from the coding sequence ATGCCGATGAAATTCGAATTCGCTTTCAGTAAGTCCCACCGCCCCGCTGGTGGCCTTGCGGTTCTTCTTCAGGTCGCCGGCGCCAAGGAAGCGGCCGGTGCGGCAGTCGCCGATCCGGAAGGCGTTTTACCGAAAGCGGCCAAGATCGGCAAGTTCACGGGCAAAGCGCTCTCGACACTCGACATCGTCGCTCCTCATGGATCGTCGGCCGATCGGATTCTCCTTCTCGGGCTCGGCGATCCTTCCGCGCTGACGAATCATGATTGGCTGAAGGCCGGCGGCGCGGTTGCAGCGAAGCTGCGTTCCGCCGAAAAAGTCACTGTCTTTCTCGATGCTCCCGGTGTCGAAGTCACTGGCAAGGCTGCCGCCGACTTCGCTCTTGGCATGGAGATGAATGCCTACTCCTTCGACAGCTACAAGACCAAGAAATCCGACGACGAGCCAAAATCTCAGCAGAAACCGGTTAAGGTCACGATCGTCACCGGTACGGTGATCGCCGCCAAGAAGGCGTTCGCCGTCGCTCAGGCAGTCGGCGAAGGCGTTTTTCTCGCGCGCGATCTCGTCAACGAGCCGGCCAACGTGCTCGGGCCGGTGGAATTCGCCGCCAAGGCGAAGGAACTGGAAAAGCTTGGCGTGGAAGTGGAGGTCCTCACCGAGCGGGAGATGAAGAAGCTTGGAATGGGCGCACTGCTCGGCGTTGCCCAGGGCTCTTCCAGGCCGCCGCGCCTCGTCGTCATGCAGTGGAAAGGCGGAAAGGCGAAAGAAAAACCCATCGCCTTTGTCGGCAAGGGCGTCGTTTTCGACACGGGCGGCATCTCGATCAAGCCCGCGTCCGGCATGGAGGAGATGAAAGGCGACATGGGCGGCGCCGCGGCGGTCACCGGCCTGATGCATGTGCTCGCCGCGCGGCAGGCAAACGTCAACGCAGTCGGTATCATTGGGCTCGTCGAAAACATGCCGGACGGCAGCGCCCAGCGGCCGGGTGATATCGTTACCTCGATGTCCGGGCAGACGATCGAGGTGATCAACACGGATGCCGAGGGCCGGCTCGTGCTGTGCGATGCGCTCTGGTACTGCAATGATCGCTTCAAGCCGCAGGCGATGATCGATCTCGCGACGCTTACGGGCGCGATCATGGTGGCACTCAGCAGCCACTATGCGGGTCTGTTCTCGAACGATGATCGCCTGGCCGAACGGTTGCTCGCAGCCGGAACCGCGACGCAGGAGCGCCTCTGGCGGATGCCGCTCGGCAAGGAATACGACAAGATGATCGACAGCAAGTTCGCCGACATGAAGAACACGGGCGGGCGCCACGGCGGTTCGGTGACGGCTGCCCAGTTTCTGAAGCGCTTCGTCAAGGATACGCCCTGGGCACATCTCGACATCGCCGGAACGGCCATGGGCTCGCCGACCGACGAGATCAACCAGTCCTGGGGATCCGGTTTCGGCGTGCGCCTTCTCGACGAACTGGTCCGCACGAGCTACGAAGCCTGA
- a CDS encoding Gfo/Idh/MocA family protein produces MTPIQIAIVGVGKIVRDQHLPAISRNADYRLIAAASRHGTVDGIDNFKSIEAMLEAVPAIDAVSLCMPPQYRYEAAHVALQAGKHVFLEKPPGATLSEVADLEALAVAKGVSLFASWHSRYAPAVEAAKAFLASTAIRSVKIIWKEDVRHWHPNQEWIWAAGGLGVFDPGINALSIITHILPRPIFITSATLEFPENRDAPIAATIAFSDAGKLSVSAEFDWRQTGKQSWDIVAETDAGEMVLSEGGAKLAVDGNLVHEEPEQEYPMLYRRFAELIKAGKSDVDLAPLRHVADAFMLGRRKFVEAFHD; encoded by the coding sequence ATGACCCCCATTCAAATTGCGATTGTCGGCGTCGGCAAGATCGTGCGCGATCAGCACCTGCCGGCCATTTCAAGGAACGCCGACTACCGGCTGATCGCGGCGGCAAGCCGCCACGGAACGGTCGACGGCATCGACAATTTCAAGTCCATCGAGGCCATGCTGGAGGCAGTGCCGGCAATCGACGCCGTCTCGCTGTGCATGCCGCCGCAATACCGCTATGAGGCGGCACACGTGGCGCTCCAGGCCGGCAAGCACGTCTTCCTCGAAAAGCCCCCGGGCGCGACCTTGAGCGAGGTTGCCGATCTCGAGGCGTTGGCGGTAGCAAAGGGCGTTTCGCTCTTTGCAAGCTGGCATTCGCGCTATGCGCCGGCGGTCGAAGCCGCAAAGGCGTTCCTTGCGTCGACCGCGATCCGCAGCGTCAAGATCATCTGGAAGGAAGATGTCCGCCACTGGCACCCGAATCAGGAATGGATCTGGGCAGCCGGCGGCCTCGGCGTCTTCGACCCGGGCATCAACGCGCTCTCGATCATCACCCATATCCTGCCCCGCCCAATCTTCATCACCTCGGCAACGCTCGAGTTTCCGGAGAACCGCGACGCGCCGATTGCCGCGACGATCGCTTTCAGCGACGCGGGCAAGCTCAGCGTTTCGGCGGAATTCGACTGGCGCCAGACCGGCAAGCAGAGCTGGGATATCGTCGCGGAAACCGATGCCGGCGAGATGGTTCTCTCCGAAGGAGGCGCCAAACTGGCCGTCGACGGCAACCTCGTGCATGAGGAGCCCGAGCAGGAATATCCTATGCTGTACCGGCGCTTTGCCGAACTCATCAAGGCCGGCAAATCCGACGTCGATCTGGCACCTCTGCGTCACGTCGCCGACGCCTTCATGCTCGGCCGCCGCAAGTTCGTGGAAGCGTTCCACGACTAG
- the ndk gene encoding nucleoside-diphosphate kinase codes for MAIERTFSMIKPDATKRNLTGAITKMLEDAGLRVVASKRVWMSRREAEGFYAVHKERPFFGELVEFMSSGPTVVQVLEGENAIAKNREVMGATNPANAAEGTIRKVHALSIGENSVHGSDAPETAAEEIAYWFSGTEIVG; via the coding sequence ATGGCGATTGAACGTACTTTCTCGATGATCAAGCCGGACGCGACGAAGCGCAACCTGACCGGTGCCATCACCAAGATGCTGGAAGATGCCGGCCTGCGCGTCGTCGCTTCGAAGCGCGTGTGGATGAGCCGCCGCGAAGCTGAAGGATTCTACGCCGTACACAAGGAACGCCCGTTCTTCGGAGAACTGGTCGAGTTCATGTCCTCCGGCCCGACCGTTGTTCAGGTCCTCGAAGGCGAGAACGCCATTGCCAAGAACCGCGAAGTCATGGGCGCCACCAATCCGGCGAACGCCGCCGAAGGCACCATCCGCAAGGTCCATGCCCTGTCGATCGGCGAGAACTCGGTCCACGGTTCGGATGCTCCGGAAACGGCCGCTGAGGAAATCGCCTACTGGTTCTCCGGCACCGAGATCGTCGGCTGA
- a CDS encoding DinB family protein: MLDHFRMFADYNRWANRRLYTAAAELSDAEFRQNKGAFFGSLHGTLNHLLAADRIWMKRFTKEGEAPSALDAILHDDLAGLTAARVAEDERIVAWIDSLDETRLAAPITYSPLSVPGEITQRLGPTLAHFFNHQTHHRGQAHAILTALGRPSLTLDLVFFLRTDGQKWAD; this comes from the coding sequence ATGCTCGACCATTTTCGCATGTTCGCCGACTACAACCGTTGGGCCAACCGGCGGCTCTACACCGCAGCAGCCGAGCTTTCGGATGCGGAGTTCCGCCAGAACAAAGGCGCGTTCTTCGGCTCGCTCCACGGGACGCTCAACCACTTGCTGGCAGCCGATCGCATCTGGATGAAACGGTTCACCAAAGAGGGCGAAGCTCCCTCGGCGCTCGACGCGATCCTCCACGACGACCTCGCCGGCTTGACCGCGGCACGCGTGGCGGAAGACGAGCGCATCGTCGCCTGGATCGACAGCCTCGACGAGACCCGCCTGGCGGCGCCAATCACCTATTCGCCGCTCAGCGTGCCAGGCGAAATCACGCAGAGGCTGGGACCAACGCTCGCACACTTCTTCAACCACCAGACCCACCACCGCGGCCAGGCGCATGCGATCTTAACCGCACTCGGACGACCGTCATTGACGCTGGACCTGGTTTTCTTCCTGCGGACCGATGGCCAGAAGTGGGCGGACTGA
- a CDS encoding GNAT family N-acetyltransferase, protein MTQTIRHATRAELDTIIDWAAREGWNPGLEDANAFWAADPEGYWVSTEEDTLAAAISLVRYGTDYAFLGFYVAHPAYRGRGIGLALWKRAIAEAGERTIGLDGVVAQQENYRKSGFVRSHANIRYGGAVDVKEPPGTNLIDAAPIHAPALIEYDRGFNPASREAFLREWTKQLKTRRSVVLLRDGTITGYGTLRACREGFKIGPLFADTETGADLIFRKLAADAKGTQIYLDIPEPNASAKALCERYNMKPVFETARMYRGPAPDLPLGRIYGITTFELG, encoded by the coding sequence ATGACACAAACCATTCGCCACGCAACGCGCGCCGAACTCGACACGATCATCGACTGGGCTGCGCGAGAGGGATGGAACCCCGGACTGGAGGATGCCAACGCTTTCTGGGCGGCAGACCCAGAAGGCTATTGGGTTTCTACCGAGGAAGACACGCTTGCTGCCGCGATCTCCCTCGTGCGTTACGGCACCGACTACGCGTTTCTTGGTTTTTACGTCGCTCACCCTGCGTATCGTGGCAGGGGCATTGGTCTGGCTCTGTGGAAGCGGGCGATTGCCGAAGCGGGCGAACGGACCATTGGGCTCGACGGTGTGGTGGCGCAGCAGGAGAACTATCGAAAATCGGGCTTCGTCCGGTCTCACGCGAATATCCGCTATGGCGGCGCTGTCGACGTGAAGGAGCCGCCGGGAACGAACCTGATCGACGCGGCGCCAATTCATGCGCCTGCCTTGATCGAGTATGATCGCGGTTTCAATCCGGCAAGCCGCGAGGCGTTTCTGCGTGAATGGACGAAGCAGTTGAAGACGCGCCGAAGCGTCGTGCTGCTCCGGGATGGAACGATCACCGGCTATGGAACGCTGCGGGCCTGTCGCGAGGGGTTCAAGATCGGCCCGCTCTTCGCCGACACGGAGACCGGCGCCGATCTCATTTTTCGCAAACTTGCCGCAGATGCCAAAGGCACTCAGATCTATCTCGACATCCCCGAGCCGAACGCGTCCGCCAAGGCACTCTGCGAACGGTACAACATGAAGCCGGTCTTCGAAACCGCCCGCATGTACCGCGGTCCGGCACCGGATCTTCCGCTGGGGCGGATCTACGGCATCACCACATTCGAGCTTGGTTGA
- a CDS encoding ABC-F family ATP-binding cassette domain-containing protein, giving the protein MIQIAGLSARIAGRLLIENASVTLPAGTKAGLVGRNGAGKSTLFRVITGELSAEAGSVSLPKNARIGQVAQEAPGTEEPLIEIVLKADKERTALIAEAETATDPHRIAEIQTRLADIRAHSAEARAASILAGLGFDHEAQRRPASSFSGGWRMRVALAAVLFSEPDLLLLDEPTNYLDLEGTLWLEDYIRRYPHTVIIISHDRDLLNTAVNAIVHLDQKKLTFYRGSYDQFERQKAEADELQMKAKAKNEAARKHLQSFIDRFKAKASKARQAQSRVKALERMGTVAAVIEDHVQGFSFPDPEKQVASPIVAIQGGAVGYEPGKPILKRLNLRIDADDRIALLGSNGNGKSTFAKFISGRLQAEAGDVRIAPGLKIGFFAQHQLDDLVPTQSAVEHVRRRMPDAPEAKVRSRVAQMGLATEKMDTAAKDLSGGEKARLLMGLAAFDAPNLLILDEPTNHLDIDSRNALITALNDYSGAVILISHDRHLIEATADRLWLVREGTVASYDGDLEDYRSLIVGGPKPRDDKPRINGSDEALSKADQRKVNADKRASLAPLKKKINEIESLTGKLEKLIQALDAELADPGLYEKAPARAAQKAKERADAAAKLAEAEEQWLELSTEYEEAMIS; this is encoded by the coding sequence ATGATCCAGATCGCCGGTCTTTCCGCCCGCATCGCGGGCCGTCTTCTCATCGAAAACGCTTCCGTGACGCTTCCGGCGGGCACGAAGGCAGGGCTCGTCGGACGCAACGGGGCAGGCAAATCGACGCTCTTCCGGGTGATTACCGGCGAGTTGTCGGCGGAAGCCGGCAGCGTGTCGTTGCCGAAAAACGCGCGCATCGGCCAGGTGGCGCAGGAGGCGCCCGGCACCGAGGAGCCGCTGATCGAGATCGTGCTCAAGGCGGACAAGGAACGCACGGCGCTTATCGCCGAGGCGGAGACCGCGACCGATCCGCACCGGATCGCCGAGATTCAGACGCGACTTGCCGACATCCGTGCCCACTCCGCGGAAGCGCGCGCGGCGAGCATTCTCGCCGGTCTCGGCTTCGACCATGAGGCGCAGCGGCGCCCTGCGTCATCCTTCTCCGGCGGCTGGCGCATGCGCGTGGCGCTTGCGGCCGTTCTCTTCTCCGAACCCGACCTGCTGCTTCTCGACGAGCCGACCAACTACCTCGACCTCGAAGGCACGTTATGGCTTGAGGACTATATCCGCCGCTATCCGCATACGGTCATCATCATCAGCCACGATCGTGACCTCCTGAACACTGCCGTCAACGCGATCGTTCACCTCGACCAGAAGAAGCTCACCTTCTATCGCGGCTCCTATGACCAATTCGAGCGGCAGAAAGCGGAAGCCGACGAACTGCAGATGAAGGCGAAGGCCAAGAACGAAGCGGCGCGCAAGCATCTGCAAAGCTTCATCGACCGCTTCAAAGCCAAGGCGTCGAAGGCCCGCCAGGCACAAAGCCGCGTCAAGGCGCTGGAGCGCATGGGCACCGTGGCGGCGGTCATCGAGGACCACGTGCAGGGCTTTTCCTTTCCTGATCCTGAGAAACAGGTGGCTTCTCCGATCGTCGCCATTCAGGGCGGTGCAGTCGGCTACGAACCGGGCAAGCCGATCCTCAAGCGCCTCAATCTCCGCATCGACGCGGACGATCGCATCGCCTTGCTCGGCTCGAACGGCAACGGCAAGTCGACCTTCGCGAAATTCATCTCCGGCCGGCTCCAGGCGGAAGCCGGCGATGTCCGGATCGCCCCAGGGCTGAAGATCGGTTTCTTCGCCCAGCACCAGCTTGACGATCTGGTGCCGACGCAAAGCGCGGTGGAGCACGTCCGGCGCCGGATGCCCGATGCGCCGGAAGCAAAGGTTCGCTCGCGCGTCGCACAAATGGGGCTCGCGACAGAAAAGATGGATACCGCCGCGAAGGATCTTTCCGGCGGCGAGAAGGCGCGGCTTCTGATGGGGCTTGCCGCCTTCGACGCGCCGAACCTCTTGATCCTCGACGAGCCGACCAACCATCTCGACATCGACAGCCGCAACGCACTGATCACCGCACTCAACGACTATTCCGGTGCGGTCATCCTCATCTCGCACGACCGGCATCTGATCGAGGCCACCGCCGACCGGCTATGGCTCGTGCGCGAAGGAACGGTGGCCAGCTATGATGGCGACCTCGAAGACTACCGCAGCCTGATCGTCGGCGGCCCCAAGCCCCGGGACGACAAGCCGAGGATCAATGGATCGGACGAGGCCCTGTCGAAAGCCGATCAACGCAAGGTCAATGCCGACAAGCGCGCGTCGCTGGCGCCTCTCAAGAAAAAGATAAACGAGATCGAATCGTTGACGGGGAAACTGGAGAAACTGATTCAAGCACTTGATGCCGAACTTGCAGATCCGGGTCTGTACGAAAAAGCTCCGGCAAGGGCCGCGCAGAAGGCCAAGGAGCGCGCAGATGCCGCCGCGAAACTGGCCGAGGCGGAGGAGCAGTGGCTGGAGCTGTCGACCGAATACGAAGAGGCGATGATCAGTTGA
- a CDS encoding GGDEF domain-containing protein: MTQHPPTARARSQARNAAIIQKLAHSMMRLGVAVLPRNYELIYEALSGQMPQLSRDLAALGPEPTQEALDELGIKHKLVGHSALAADRARAEAQQTLGELTTMFADALARKHAFNGQLQRFAARLASDPVATMSEFADEAARLRDAAGLLMNEETALRAAIEMHSQRLGELEGDLEESRMALNRDRLTGLPNQAALSKRLNAVFEIERSGQSAALVLVTVEGLRDLGEQHGSALAQKVLSEFATVFRKTIKKNDFVARVGLQEFAFVCYDVTAENAETIARRIHQSVAELAITPPGRAFTSETLSLSAGIALTPAATSAAELLGQAELALTSARAQGGIRVYSSDIEKTGGKACVPAAA; this comes from the coding sequence ATGACCCAGCATCCTCCAACGGCGCGCGCCCGATCGCAGGCACGAAATGCAGCGATCATCCAGAAATTGGCGCATTCCATGATGCGGCTCGGCGTTGCTGTCCTCCCCCGCAATTACGAGCTGATTTATGAAGCGCTGTCCGGTCAGATGCCGCAATTGTCGCGCGATCTCGCGGCGCTGGGTCCGGAGCCGACGCAAGAGGCGCTGGACGAACTTGGCATCAAGCACAAACTGGTCGGCCACAGCGCGCTTGCGGCCGACCGCGCACGGGCGGAGGCGCAACAGACACTCGGCGAACTGACGACGATGTTCGCCGACGCGTTGGCGCGAAAGCACGCCTTCAATGGTCAACTGCAGCGGTTCGCCGCTCGCCTTGCCTCCGATCCGGTCGCAACCATGTCGGAATTCGCCGATGAGGCGGCACGGCTACGCGACGCAGCAGGGCTGCTGATGAATGAGGAAACCGCGCTGCGCGCTGCGATAGAGATGCATTCTCAACGCTTGGGCGAGTTGGAAGGCGATCTGGAAGAAAGCCGCATGGCTCTTAACCGGGATCGACTGACCGGTCTTCCGAACCAGGCGGCCCTTTCGAAAAGGCTTAACGCCGTTTTCGAGATTGAGCGATCCGGCCAGTCCGCCGCACTTGTCCTGGTAACGGTTGAAGGATTGCGTGACCTTGGAGAACAACATGGCAGCGCACTGGCGCAAAAGGTGCTGAGCGAGTTCGCCACCGTCTTCCGCAAGACGATCAAGAAAAATGACTTCGTTGCACGGGTCGGCCTGCAGGAGTTTGCTTTCGTCTGCTACGACGTCACCGCGGAAAATGCCGAGACGATTGCGCGGCGTATCCATCAAAGTGTCGCGGAGCTGGCGATCACTCCCCCCGGCCGCGCGTTCACAAGCGAAACACTCTCCCTTTCCGCCGGCATTGCGCTGACCCCGGCCGCAACGAGCGCCGCTGAATTGCTGGGCCAGGCCGAACTTGCATTGACTTCGGCGCGGGCGCAGGGCGGCATTCGGGTCTATTCGTCAGATATCGAAAAGACGGGCGGTAAGGCCTGTGTGCCGGCTGCCGCCTGA
- a CDS encoding lipoprotein, whose translation MKRVILSALFAAAVLAGCQRETGPDPLKLTGKMFVFNYRLAYAAYMITLNKTEPVPDGSVVVARFENPAGGEALTLERKLFPKLDKVVLESPDIICVKKEKPYAVTIEVKGPDGATLQKLETTVVSDVDQDIMPAKPLVEGPAYDKNPEVFVGGRAPERFETAACPT comes from the coding sequence ATGAAACGCGTCATCCTATCCGCTCTCTTTGCCGCGGCGGTGCTTGCCGGCTGCCAGCGCGAAACCGGGCCGGACCCGCTGAAGTTGACCGGCAAGATGTTTGTCTTCAACTACCGGCTTGCCTACGCCGCCTACATGATCACGCTCAACAAGACGGAGCCGGTACCGGACGGCAGCGTCGTCGTGGCCCGTTTCGAAAACCCGGCCGGCGGTGAGGCATTGACACTGGAACGAAAACTCTTTCCGAAGCTCGACAAGGTGGTGCTGGAGAGTCCGGATATAATCTGCGTCAAGAAAGAGAAGCCTTATGCGGTGACGATCGAGGTCAAGGGCCCCGATGGCGCCACGCTTCAGAAATTGGAAACAACCGTCGTTTCCGACGTCGATCAGGACATCATGCCAGCGAAGCCGTTGGTCGAGGGACCGGCTTACGACAAGAACCCGGAGGTCTTCGTCGGCGGCAGGGCGCCGGAGCGCTTCGAGACGGCGGCCTGCCCGACGTGA